From the genome of Hyperolius riggenbachi isolate aHypRig1 chromosome 9, aHypRig1.pri, whole genome shotgun sequence, one region includes:
- the LOC137531671 gene encoding olfactory receptor 2G3-like, with amino-acid sequence MEYSNKTSPVVFYLLGLSSDPHLQAVGFLVFLLMYLITLSGNGLLITVVSITPKLQTPMYFFLCNLSLLDLCFSSTIVPILLYNTLSKDRSITLLPCATQMFSASSLGATECVLLSTMAYDRYAAICKPLHYNKIMNIKVCISFVLFAWAVGSINSAIHVFYTFQLPFCKTHEVNQFFCEVPPFIRMSCIDTTFNEASMFISAAVIVLFAFMLTLVSYVNIISTILKIRTSEGRHKAFSTCSSHITVVSLFYGTIMFNYMHPRSSTTSETDKVVSILYTVVTPMLNPIIYSIRNKDIKASLMKNSQNNFYH; translated from the coding sequence ATGGAATACTCTAATAAGACATCTCCAGTAGTGTTTTATCTGCTTGGGTTGTCTAGTGACCCTCACCTCCAAGCGGTTGGCTTTCTTGTATTCTTGCTGATGTATCTAATCACATTGTCAGGAAATGGTCTTCTGATCACTGTGGTGAGCATTACCCCAAAGTTACAAACTCCCATGTACTTTTTCTTGTGTAACCTCTCCCTTCTTGATCTTTGCTTCTCCTCCACCATTGTCCCCATCCTCCTGTATAACACCCTTTCCAAGGACAGAAGTATTACGTTATTACCATGTGCAACCcagatgttctctgcctcatctcTTGGCGCCACAGAGTGTGTACTGCTTTCCACCATGGCCTATGATAGATACGCAGCAATCTGTAAGCCATTGCACTACAACAAAATCATGAATATAAAAGTGTGCATTAGTTTTGTTTTATTTGCTTGGGCTGTGGGCTCCATTAATTCTGCCATCCATGTTTTCTATACTTTTCAACTGCCCTTTTGCAAGACTCATGAAGTCAACCAATTTTTCTGTGAAGTGCCTCCATTTATACGCATGTCTTGTATAGACACAACATTCAACGAGGCTAGCATGTTTATCTCAGCAGCTGTAATAGTTTTGTTTGCATTCATGTTGACTCTGGTCTCATATGTTAACATTATCTCCACCATCTTAAAGATCCGAACTTCAGAAGGAAGACACAAGGCTTTCTCCACTTGTTCCTCACATATCACTGTCGTCTCCCTCTTCTATGGGACCATTATGTTTAATTACATGCATCCAAGGTCTTCTACCACCAGTGAAACAGACAAGGTGGTGTCAATCCTCTATACTGTGGTTACCCCAATGTTGAATCCCATAATCTACAGCATACGGAATAAGGATATTAAGGCTTCCTTAAT